The Gasterosteus aculeatus chromosome 8, fGasAcu3.hap1.1, whole genome shotgun sequence genome has a window encoding:
- the tcf3b gene encoding transcription factor 3b isoform X3 → MTLASSQFQGSAIDERSGSGSWGSAEQNSPSFSQGRGYVEGSHYNEHEGLSSPFISAGVAGKNERPPYPPFVSQPGFLPSEIAMPSPDAMSPSGLKTGSQFYPSYPTNPRRRPPDGGIETQPKKIRKPPGLPSSVYASTSGDEYARDNGGYPGAKPGAVYPFYMQEDPWSSSGYSAMLGNSPHIGQPGTFSAINPQERMKRQPLPLSPQNYPLHGSEVNGFHPAPAAYNHTPAINGESIMANRGTTAGSSGDEIGKALASIYPSDHNSNNFPSAPSTPGSPQAIAGAPSQWQRPTTPNYEGQAHALQSKMEDRLEEAIHVLRSHAVGQGLEGAPDMHSLLSAVHNGGLGGLSPAFPNASLALSNRHPAMGGKHEEPTGLPPSSTLLHGHHASGPTPPVGQPEGFTGLPGGLARSTHSSSSSDIKREDKEDDENSSVGDKSDDEKKDSKAARLRRKEALTLQMLSSLSDQKDDLDEDDEDLPPEVKLEREKERRVANNARERLRVRDINEAFKELGRMCQLHLSHDKPQTKLLILHQAVNVILNLEQQVRERNLNPKAACLKRREEEKVSGVVGDAPMQLSGGHPSMGGDGHNPVGHM, encoded by the exons CAATAGACGAGCGCAGCGGCTCTGGGTCTTGGGGCTCAGCAGAACAGAACAGCCCCTCGTTCAGCCAAGGACGG GGCTACGTTGAAGGATCCCACTACAACGAGCATGAAGGCTTGTCCTCTCCGTTCATCAGTGCGGGGGTCGCAG GTAAAAATGAGAGGCCACCATACCCTCCCTTTGTAAGCCAG CCTGGTTTCCTTCCCAGCGAAATAGCGATGCCCAGCCCGGACGCCATGTCCCCCTCCGGCCTGAAAACCGGCTCCCAGTTTTACCCGTCATACCCCACCAACCCGAGGAGAAGGCCGCCCGATGGAGGCATAG AAACCCAGCCAAAGAAGATTCGGAAACCCCCTGGCCTGCCGTCCTCG GTGTATGCTTCCACATCTGGTGACGAGTATGCGAGAGACAACGGAGGATATCCTGGTGCTAAGCCTGGAGCGGTCTACCCTTTCTATATGCAAG AAGACCCCTGGTCGTCCTCTGGCTACTCCGCCATGCTGGGTAACTCTCCTCACATCGGACAGCCGGGCACCTTCTCTGCAATTAACCCACAGGAAAGGATG AAGCGTCAACCCCTGCCTCTGTCCCCACAGAACTATCCGCTGCACGGCAGCGAAGTCAACGGCTTCCACCCGGCCCCCGCCGCCTACAACCACACCCCCGCCATCAACGGAGAGAGCATCATGG CCAACCGAGGCACCACAGCTGGCAGTTCAGGAGATGAAATTGGGAAGGCTCTTGCCTCA ATTTACCCGTCGGACCACAACAGTAATAACTTCCCCTCCGCTCCATCTACCCCTGGATCTCCTCAGGCTATTGCAG GAGCTCCGTCTCAGTGGCAAAGACCAACCACGCCCAACTATGAAGGGCAAGCACACGCGCTG CAGAGTAAAATGGAGGACCGTTTGGAGGAGGCCATCCACGTCCTGCGTAGCCACGCTGTGGGTCAGGGTCTGGAGGGCGCCCCCGACATGCACAGCCTGCTGTCCGCCGTACACAACGGGGGCCTGGGGGGCCTCTCTCCCGCCTTCCCGAATGCGAGCCTCGCCCTCAGCAACAGACATCCGGCCATG GGAGGGAAACACGAGGAGCCCACAGGCCTTCCTCCCAGCAGCACCCTCCTGCACGGTCACCACGCGTCCGGCCCGACGCCACCGGTCGGCCAACCGGAAGGCTTTACCG GTCTCCCCGGCGGCCTGGCCCGCTCCACgcactcctccagcagctcggaCATcaaaagagaagacaaagaggacGATGAGAACTCGTCCGTTGGCGATAAATCTGATGACGAGAAGAAGGACTCCAAGGCGGCGCGCCTTCGACG AAAGGAGGCGTTGACCCTCCAGATGCTCTCTAGCCTATCAGACCAGAAAGATGA TTTAGACGAAGATGACGAGGACCTGCCCCCCGAGGTGAAGTTGGAACGTGAGAAGGAACGGCGAGTGGCTAACAATGCCCGCGAGCGCCTCAGAGTACGGGACATCAACGAGGCGTTCAAGGAGCTCGGGAGGATGTGCCAGCTGCACCTAAGCCACGACAAACCTCAGACCAAACTTCTCATCCTGCACCAGGCCGTCAACGTCATCCTTAATTTAGAACAGCAAGTCAGAG AGCGCAACCTTAACCCCAAGGCAGCATGTTT
- the tcf3b gene encoding transcription factor 3b isoform X11 — MTLASSQFQGSAIDERSGSGSWGSAEQNSPSFSQGRGYVEGSHYNEHEGLSSPFISAGVAGKNERPPYPPFVSQPGFLPSEIAMPSPDAMSPSGLKTGSQFYPSYPTNPRRRPPDGGIETQPKKIRKPPGLPSSVYASTSGDEYARDNGGYPGAKPGAVYPFYMQEDPWSSSGYSAMLGNSPHIGQPGTFSAINPQERMKRQPLPLSPQNYPLHGSEVNGFHPAPAAYNHTPAINGESIMANRGTTAGSSGDEIGKALASIYPSDHNSNNFPSAPSTPGSPQAIAGAPSQWQRPTTPNYEGQAHALQSKMEDRLEEAIHVLRSHAVGQGLEGAPDMHSLLSAVHNGGLGGLSPAFPNASLALSNRHPAMGGKHEEPTGLPPSSTLLHGHHASGPTPPVGQPEGFTGLPGGLARSTHSSSSSDIKREDKEDDENSSVGDKSDDEKKDSKAARLRRLDEDDEDLPPEVKLEREKERRVANNARERLRVRDINEAFKELGRMCQLHLSHDKPQTKLLILHQAVNVILNLEQQVRERNLNPKAACLKRREEEKVSGVVGDAPMQLSGGHPSMGGDGHNPVGHM; from the exons CAATAGACGAGCGCAGCGGCTCTGGGTCTTGGGGCTCAGCAGAACAGAACAGCCCCTCGTTCAGCCAAGGACGG GGCTACGTTGAAGGATCCCACTACAACGAGCATGAAGGCTTGTCCTCTCCGTTCATCAGTGCGGGGGTCGCAG GTAAAAATGAGAGGCCACCATACCCTCCCTTTGTAAGCCAG CCTGGTTTCCTTCCCAGCGAAATAGCGATGCCCAGCCCGGACGCCATGTCCCCCTCCGGCCTGAAAACCGGCTCCCAGTTTTACCCGTCATACCCCACCAACCCGAGGAGAAGGCCGCCCGATGGAGGCATAG AAACCCAGCCAAAGAAGATTCGGAAACCCCCTGGCCTGCCGTCCTCG GTGTATGCTTCCACATCTGGTGACGAGTATGCGAGAGACAACGGAGGATATCCTGGTGCTAAGCCTGGAGCGGTCTACCCTTTCTATATGCAAG AAGACCCCTGGTCGTCCTCTGGCTACTCCGCCATGCTGGGTAACTCTCCTCACATCGGACAGCCGGGCACCTTCTCTGCAATTAACCCACAGGAAAGGATG AAGCGTCAACCCCTGCCTCTGTCCCCACAGAACTATCCGCTGCACGGCAGCGAAGTCAACGGCTTCCACCCGGCCCCCGCCGCCTACAACCACACCCCCGCCATCAACGGAGAGAGCATCATGG CCAACCGAGGCACCACAGCTGGCAGTTCAGGAGATGAAATTGGGAAGGCTCTTGCCTCA ATTTACCCGTCGGACCACAACAGTAATAACTTCCCCTCCGCTCCATCTACCCCTGGATCTCCTCAGGCTATTGCAG GAGCTCCGTCTCAGTGGCAAAGACCAACCACGCCCAACTATGAAGGGCAAGCACACGCGCTG CAGAGTAAAATGGAGGACCGTTTGGAGGAGGCCATCCACGTCCTGCGTAGCCACGCTGTGGGTCAGGGTCTGGAGGGCGCCCCCGACATGCACAGCCTGCTGTCCGCCGTACACAACGGGGGCCTGGGGGGCCTCTCTCCCGCCTTCCCGAATGCGAGCCTCGCCCTCAGCAACAGACATCCGGCCATG GGAGGGAAACACGAGGAGCCCACAGGCCTTCCTCCCAGCAGCACCCTCCTGCACGGTCACCACGCGTCCGGCCCGACGCCACCGGTCGGCCAACCGGAAGGCTTTACCG GTCTCCCCGGCGGCCTGGCCCGCTCCACgcactcctccagcagctcggaCATcaaaagagaagacaaagaggacGATGAGAACTCGTCCGTTGGCGATAAATCTGATGACGAGAAGAAGGACTCCAAGGCGGCGCGCCTTCGACG TTTAGACGAAGATGACGAGGACCTGCCCCCCGAGGTGAAGTTGGAACGTGAGAAGGAACGGCGAGTGGCTAACAATGCCCGCGAGCGCCTCAGAGTACGGGACATCAACGAGGCGTTCAAGGAGCTCGGGAGGATGTGCCAGCTGCACCTAAGCCACGACAAACCTCAGACCAAACTTCTCATCCTGCACCAGGCCGTCAACGTCATCCTTAATTTAGAACAGCAAGTCAGAG AGCGCAACCTTAACCCCAAGGCAGCATGTTT
- the tcf3b gene encoding transcription factor 3b isoform X16 produces MTLASSQFQGSAIDERSGSGSWGSAEQNSPSFSQGRGYVEGSHYNEHEGLSSPFISAGVAGKNERPPYPPFVSQPGFLPSEIAMPSPDAMSPSGLKTGSQFYPSYPTNPRRRPPDGGIETQPKKIRKPPGLPSSVYASTSGDEYARDNGGYPGAKPGAVYPFYMQEDPWSSSGYSAMLGNSPHIGQPGTFSAINPQERMNYPLHGSEVNGFHPAPAAYNHTPAINGESIMANRGTTAGSSGDEIGKALASIYPSDHNSNNFPSAPSTPGSPQAIAGAPSQWQRPTTPNYEGQAHALSKMEDRLEEAIHVLRSHAVGQGLEGAPDMHSLLSAVHNGGLGGLSPAFPNASLALSNRHPAMGGKHEEPTGLPPSSTLLHGHHASGPTPPVGQPEGFTGLPGGLARSTHSSSSSDIKREDKEDDENSSVGDKSDDEKKDSKAARLRRLDEDDEDLPPEVKLEREKERRVANNARERLRVRDINEAFKELGRMCQLHLSHDKPQTKLLILHQAVNVILNLEQQVRERNLNPKAACLKRREEEKVSGVVGDAPMQLSGGHPSMGGDGHNPVGHM; encoded by the exons CAATAGACGAGCGCAGCGGCTCTGGGTCTTGGGGCTCAGCAGAACAGAACAGCCCCTCGTTCAGCCAAGGACGG GGCTACGTTGAAGGATCCCACTACAACGAGCATGAAGGCTTGTCCTCTCCGTTCATCAGTGCGGGGGTCGCAG GTAAAAATGAGAGGCCACCATACCCTCCCTTTGTAAGCCAG CCTGGTTTCCTTCCCAGCGAAATAGCGATGCCCAGCCCGGACGCCATGTCCCCCTCCGGCCTGAAAACCGGCTCCCAGTTTTACCCGTCATACCCCACCAACCCGAGGAGAAGGCCGCCCGATGGAGGCATAG AAACCCAGCCAAAGAAGATTCGGAAACCCCCTGGCCTGCCGTCCTCG GTGTATGCTTCCACATCTGGTGACGAGTATGCGAGAGACAACGGAGGATATCCTGGTGCTAAGCCTGGAGCGGTCTACCCTTTCTATATGCAAG AAGACCCCTGGTCGTCCTCTGGCTACTCCGCCATGCTGGGTAACTCTCCTCACATCGGACAGCCGGGCACCTTCTCTGCAATTAACCCACAGGAAAGGATG AACTATCCGCTGCACGGCAGCGAAGTCAACGGCTTCCACCCGGCCCCCGCCGCCTACAACCACACCCCCGCCATCAACGGAGAGAGCATCATGG CCAACCGAGGCACCACAGCTGGCAGTTCAGGAGATGAAATTGGGAAGGCTCTTGCCTCA ATTTACCCGTCGGACCACAACAGTAATAACTTCCCCTCCGCTCCATCTACCCCTGGATCTCCTCAGGCTATTGCAG GAGCTCCGTCTCAGTGGCAAAGACCAACCACGCCCAACTATGAAGGGCAAGCACACGCGCTG AGTAAAATGGAGGACCGTTTGGAGGAGGCCATCCACGTCCTGCGTAGCCACGCTGTGGGTCAGGGTCTGGAGGGCGCCCCCGACATGCACAGCCTGCTGTCCGCCGTACACAACGGGGGCCTGGGGGGCCTCTCTCCCGCCTTCCCGAATGCGAGCCTCGCCCTCAGCAACAGACATCCGGCCATG GGAGGGAAACACGAGGAGCCCACAGGCCTTCCTCCCAGCAGCACCCTCCTGCACGGTCACCACGCGTCCGGCCCGACGCCACCGGTCGGCCAACCGGAAGGCTTTACCG GTCTCCCCGGCGGCCTGGCCCGCTCCACgcactcctccagcagctcggaCATcaaaagagaagacaaagaggacGATGAGAACTCGTCCGTTGGCGATAAATCTGATGACGAGAAGAAGGACTCCAAGGCGGCGCGCCTTCGACG TTTAGACGAAGATGACGAGGACCTGCCCCCCGAGGTGAAGTTGGAACGTGAGAAGGAACGGCGAGTGGCTAACAATGCCCGCGAGCGCCTCAGAGTACGGGACATCAACGAGGCGTTCAAGGAGCTCGGGAGGATGTGCCAGCTGCACCTAAGCCACGACAAACCTCAGACCAAACTTCTCATCCTGCACCAGGCCGTCAACGTCATCCTTAATTTAGAACAGCAAGTCAGAG AGCGCAACCTTAACCCCAAGGCAGCATGTTT
- the tcf3b gene encoding transcription factor 3b isoform X14, which produces MTLASSQFQGSAIDERSGSGSWGSAEQNSPSFSQGRGYVEGSHYNEHEGLSSPFISAGVAGKNERPPYPPFVSQPGFLPSEIAMPSPDAMSPSGLKTGSQFYPSYPTNPRRRPPDGGIETQPKKIRKPPGLPSSVYASTSGDEYARDNGGYPGAKPGAVYPFYMQEDPWSSSGYSAMLGNSPHIGQPGTFSAINPQERMNYPLHGSEVNGFHPAPAAYNHTPAINGESIMANRGTTAGSSGDEIGKALASIYPSDHNSNNFPSAPSTPGSPQAIAGAPSQWQRPTTPNYEGQAHALSKMEDRLEEAIHVLRSHAVGQGLEGAPDMHSLLSAVHNGGLGGLSPAFPNASLALSNRHPAMGGKHEEPTGLPPSSTLLHGHHASGPTPPVGQPEGFTGLPGGLARSTHSSSSSDIKREDKEDDENSSVGDKSDDEKKDSKAARLRRSLDEDDEDLPPEVKLEREKERRVANNARERLRVRDINEAFKELGRMCQLHLSHDKPQTKLLILHQAVNVILNLEQQVRERNLNPKAACLKRREEEKVSGVVGDAPMQLSGGHPSMGGDGHNPVGHM; this is translated from the exons CAATAGACGAGCGCAGCGGCTCTGGGTCTTGGGGCTCAGCAGAACAGAACAGCCCCTCGTTCAGCCAAGGACGG GGCTACGTTGAAGGATCCCACTACAACGAGCATGAAGGCTTGTCCTCTCCGTTCATCAGTGCGGGGGTCGCAG GTAAAAATGAGAGGCCACCATACCCTCCCTTTGTAAGCCAG CCTGGTTTCCTTCCCAGCGAAATAGCGATGCCCAGCCCGGACGCCATGTCCCCCTCCGGCCTGAAAACCGGCTCCCAGTTTTACCCGTCATACCCCACCAACCCGAGGAGAAGGCCGCCCGATGGAGGCATAG AAACCCAGCCAAAGAAGATTCGGAAACCCCCTGGCCTGCCGTCCTCG GTGTATGCTTCCACATCTGGTGACGAGTATGCGAGAGACAACGGAGGATATCCTGGTGCTAAGCCTGGAGCGGTCTACCCTTTCTATATGCAAG AAGACCCCTGGTCGTCCTCTGGCTACTCCGCCATGCTGGGTAACTCTCCTCACATCGGACAGCCGGGCACCTTCTCTGCAATTAACCCACAGGAAAGGATG AACTATCCGCTGCACGGCAGCGAAGTCAACGGCTTCCACCCGGCCCCCGCCGCCTACAACCACACCCCCGCCATCAACGGAGAGAGCATCATGG CCAACCGAGGCACCACAGCTGGCAGTTCAGGAGATGAAATTGGGAAGGCTCTTGCCTCA ATTTACCCGTCGGACCACAACAGTAATAACTTCCCCTCCGCTCCATCTACCCCTGGATCTCCTCAGGCTATTGCAG GAGCTCCGTCTCAGTGGCAAAGACCAACCACGCCCAACTATGAAGGGCAAGCACACGCGCTG AGTAAAATGGAGGACCGTTTGGAGGAGGCCATCCACGTCCTGCGTAGCCACGCTGTGGGTCAGGGTCTGGAGGGCGCCCCCGACATGCACAGCCTGCTGTCCGCCGTACACAACGGGGGCCTGGGGGGCCTCTCTCCCGCCTTCCCGAATGCGAGCCTCGCCCTCAGCAACAGACATCCGGCCATG GGAGGGAAACACGAGGAGCCCACAGGCCTTCCTCCCAGCAGCACCCTCCTGCACGGTCACCACGCGTCCGGCCCGACGCCACCGGTCGGCCAACCGGAAGGCTTTACCG GTCTCCCCGGCGGCCTGGCCCGCTCCACgcactcctccagcagctcggaCATcaaaagagaagacaaagaggacGATGAGAACTCGTCCGTTGGCGATAAATCTGATGACGAGAAGAAGGACTCCAAGGCGGCGCGCCTTCGACG TAGTTTAGACGAAGATGACGAGGACCTGCCCCCCGAGGTGAAGTTGGAACGTGAGAAGGAACGGCGAGTGGCTAACAATGCCCGCGAGCGCCTCAGAGTACGGGACATCAACGAGGCGTTCAAGGAGCTCGGGAGGATGTGCCAGCTGCACCTAAGCCACGACAAACCTCAGACCAAACTTCTCATCCTGCACCAGGCCGTCAACGTCATCCTTAATTTAGAACAGCAAGTCAGAG AGCGCAACCTTAACCCCAAGGCAGCATGTTT